A window from Plodia interpunctella isolate USDA-ARS_2022_Savannah chromosome 2, ilPloInte3.2, whole genome shotgun sequence encodes these proteins:
- the LOC128674911 gene encoding prolyl endopeptidase isoform X2 translates to MSFDYPVARRDETVVDNYHGVLIKDPYRWLEDPDSNETKEFIEAENKITRPYLNACPVKSEIHERLTELWNYPKYSCPFRRGDRYFFFKNTGLQNQNVLYVQDSLDGEPRVFLDPNTLSEDGTIALSGSRFTEDGATFAYGLSASGSDWITIHLKDVATGKDYPEVLEKVKFASMSWTKDHKGLFYSRYPDQTGKTDGSETEVNRDQKLCFHRLNTPQKDDVIVVEFPEEPLWRIGAEVTDCGKYLIVTPVRDCRDNLLFFAELNDYNITGKLPLTQIVHKFEADYEYITNEGSVCIFRTNKNAPNYRLIKIDLQNPHEDNWQTLIPEHPSDVLDWASAVDGDKLVIHYVRDVKSVLQLRSAAAGALLLTLPLRVGSVVGFSGKKQQAEIFYHFMSFLTPGVIYHVDFNKTPYEPTVFREVKVKGFDASQYEAKQIFYSSKDGTKVPMFIVSKKNLPMDGSNPALLYGYGGFNINIQPSFSVTRLVFMQHFNGVVAIPNIRGGGEYGERWHNAGRLLNKQNVFDDFQAAAEYLIAEGYSAAPLITMQGGSNGGLLVAACLNQRPALYGAAIVQVGVLDMLRFQKFTIGHAWVSDYGSSDNKTQFQNLIKYSPLHNIFVPDDQHGEYPATLVLTADHDDRVVPLHSLKFIAALQHAARLSARQARPLLARVDTKAGHGGGKPTTKIIDENTDILCFMTQALGLKFVK, encoded by the exons ATCAAAGACCCATACCGCTGGCTAGAAGACCCCGATTCCAACGAGACCAAAGAGTTCATAGAGGCAGAGAACAAAATAACGCGGCCTTACCTAAACGCGTGCCCGGTCAAGTCGGAGATACACGAGCGACTCACGGAACTGTGGAACTACCCCAAATACTCCTGTCCTTTCCGCAGGGGCGACAGATATTTCTTCTTCAAAAACACTGGCCTACAGAACCAGAA TGTCTTATACGTGCAAGATAGCCTCGACGGCGAGCCACGAGTGTTCCTCGACCCCAACACGTTATCTGAAGATGGCACCATCGCGCTATCAGGCAGTCGCTTCACGGAAGATGGCGCCACCTTCGCGTACGGACTGTCAGCCAGCGGCTCCGATTGGATCACCATACATCTGAAGGATGTTGCTACag gTAAAGACTACCCTGAAGTGTTAGAAAAGGTTAAATTCGCGTCGATGTCATGGACGAAAGATCACAAAGGCCTATTTTATTCC CGTTACCCCGACCAGACGGGCAAGACAGACGGGTCGGAAACTGAAGTGAACCGCGACCAGAAGCTGTGCTTCCATCGCCTCAACACCCCGCAGAAGGATGACGTCATCGTCGTAGAGTTCCCGGAAGAACCGCTCTGGAGGAT CGGCGCAGAAGTGACAGACTGCGGCAAGTACCTGATCGTGACTCCAGTGCGGGACTGCCGCGACAACCTGCTGTTCTTCGCCGAGCTCAACGACTACAACATCACCGGGAAGCTGCCCTTGACTCAGATCGTGCACAAGTTTGAGGCTGATTATGAG TACATTACCAACGAGGGTTCCGTGTGCATATTTCGAACAAATAAGAACGCTCCGAACTATAGACTGATCAAGATCGACCTCCAAAACCCTCACGAGGACAACTGGCAGACTCTGATCCCGGAGCACCCCAGTGATGTGTTGGACTGGGCTTCAGCTGTTGACGGGGACAAACTGGTCATACATTATGTTAGAGATGTCAAG AGCGTGCTGCAGCTGCGCAGCGCCGCCGCGGGCGCGCTGCTGCTGACGCTGCCGCTGCGCGTGGGCTCGGTGGTCGGCTTCTCGGGGAAGAAGCAGCAGGCGGAGATCTTCTACCACTTCATGTCCTTCCTCACGCCCGGCGTCATCTACCACGTCGACTTCAACAAGACGCCCTACGAACCCACT GTGTTCAGGGAAGTGAAAGTGAAGGGTTTCGATGCGTCGCAGTACGAGGCTAAGCAAATATTCTACTCTAGTAAAGATGGCACTAAAGTTCCTATGTTTATAGTATCGAAGAAG AATTTACCAATGGACGGGTCGAACCCAGCACTTCTGTACGGCTACGGCGGGTTCAACATCAACATCCAGCCCTCGTTCAGCGTCACCAGACTCGTGTTCATGCAACACTTCAACGGCGTCGTCGCTATACCCAATATCCGCGGAGGGGG GGAATACGGCGAGCGCTGGCACAACGCGGGCCGGCTGCTGAACAAGCAGAACGTGTTCGACGACTTCCAGGCGGCGGCGGAGTATCTCATAGCAGAGGGCTACAGCGCCGCGCCGCTCATCACCATGCAGGGCGGCTCTAACGGCGGGCTGCTGGTGGCCGCGTGCCTCAACCAGCGGCCCGCGCTCTACGGCGCCGCCATCGTGCAGGTCGG TGTACTGGACATGCTGCGGTTCCAGAAGTTCACGATCGGACACGCGTGGGTGTCAGACTACGGCAGCTCCGACAACAAGACGCAGTTTCAGAACTTGATCAAGTACAGTCCCCTGCACAACATCTTTGTACCAGATGATC AGCACGGCGAGTACCCGGCGACGCTGGTGCTGACGGCGGACCACGACGACCGCGTGGTGCCGCTGCACTCGCTGAAGTTCATCGCCGCGCTGCAGCACGCGGCGCGGCTCAGCGCGCGCCAGGCCCGCCCGCTGCTGGCGCGCGTCGACACCAAGGCCGGACACGGCGGCGGCAAGCCCACCACCAAGATT ATCGATGAGAACACAGACATTCTGTGCTTCATGACGCAAGCACTAGGCCTCAAGTTCGTAAAATGA